A single genomic interval of Mobula hypostoma chromosome 7, sMobHyp1.1, whole genome shotgun sequence harbors:
- the LOC134349425 gene encoding early growth response protein 1-B-like gives MYVSGGAEPSLLNSGGCRGKHSSRGKRVQRLSSARLGPRRRRRRRRPAWQPLPICPVYPPDPCIQPVRMVTKAEISLPPLLPEPLYQALDSYSKLDDALMTGTFVTASTDQPFYGEPLEQFEHLPADTFTDISPSGDKSLIESFVTQNCRLPSVTYTGRFSLEPASSNNNLWPEPLFSLVSGIVSMSTPSSNSASSSQSSAVYSAPSTFTNSSSEIFTEAQSPGFPSAGGYSNTKNCSSNFQLPMIPDYMFAQQEDITMSNSEQKPFQTLEPRAQPSLIPLSTIKAIATQTSCSEIKNVNTYHSQLIKPSRLRKYPNRPSKTPPHERPYACPMETCDRRFSRSDELTRHIRIHTGQKPFQCRICMRNFSRSDHLTTHIRTHTGEKPFACEICGRKFARSDERKRHTKIHLRQKEKKAEKTMCISSSSTPITSYQSPVTSTYPSAVVSTSFDSPVTSTYPSAAVSTSFDSPVTSTYPSAVVSTSFDSPVTSTYPSAVVSTSFDSPVTSTYPSSVVSTTFDSPVTSGYLSAVVSTSFDTPSTSGYLSAVASTSFDTPVTSTYPLAAVSTSFDPSVTSTYPSAAVSMSFDSSSTSTYPSAAVSTSFNSPVTSTFPAVNPATSDMSTLTPRTIEI, from the exons ATGTACGTCAGCGGCGGGGCGGAGCCGAGCCTGCTAAATAGCGGCGGTTGCCGGGGAAAGCATTCATCCCGCGGGAAGAGAGTTCAGCGGCTCAGCTCGGCTCGGCTCGGACCGAGGAGGAGGAGGCGGCGGAGACGCCCCGCCTGGCAACCTCTGCCCATTTGCCCAGTTTATCCCCCGGATCCCTgcatacagcctgtcagaatggtgaCCAAGGCGGAGATCAGCCTGCCGCCCCTGTTGCCAGAGCCGCTGTACCAGGCTCTGGACTCTTACTCGAAGCTGGACGATGCGCTGATGACGGGGACGTTTGTCACCGCCTCCACCGACCAGCCGTTCTATGGGGAACCCCTCGAGCAGTTCGAGCATCTGCCGGCAG ACACGTTTACAGATATTTCACCCAGCGGAGATAAGTCTCTGATCGAGTCGTTCGTAACTCAAAACTGCAGGCTTCCATCGGTCACCTACACCGGTCGCTTCTCACTGGAGCCTGCTTCCAGCAACAACAATCTGTGGCCCGAACCGCTCTTCAGCCTGGTAAGCGGGATCGTTAGCATGAGTACACCCAGCTCAAACTCGGCCTCGTCCAGCCAGTCCAGTGCCGTCTACTCTGCCCCTTCCACCTTCACCAACTCCAGCTCCGAAATCTTCACCGAGGCGCAATCTCCGGGTTTCCCCTCCGCCGGCGGCTACTCCAACACTAAGAACTGCAGCTCCAACTTCCAGCTGCCAATGATCCCAGACTACATGTTTGCCCAGCAGGAGGACATTACTATGAGTAACTCTGAACAGAAACCCTTTCAGACACTGGAACCCAGAGCTCAGCCTTCTCTTATTCCTCTCTCCACTATCAAAGCGATCGCCACGCAAACCAGCTGTTCAGAGATCAAGAACGTCAATACTTATCACTCTCAGCTGATCAAACCTTCCCGGTTAAGGAAGTACCCCAACCGACCCAGCAAGACACCCCCTCACGAACGGCCGTACGCCTGCCCGATGGAGACCTGTGACCGGCGCTTCTCCCGGTCTGATGAACTCACTCGCCACATTCGAATCCACACCGGCCAGAAGCCATTCCAGTGCCGGATCTGCATGAGGAACTTCAGCAGAAGCGACCACCTAACTACACACATCCGCACACACACCGGCGAGAAGCCTTTTGCCTGCGAAATCTGTGGTAGGAAGTTTGCTAGAAGCGATGAAAGGAAGAGGCACACGAAAATCCACCTCCGCCAAAAGGAGAAGAAAGCTGAAAAGACCATGTGTATCTCTAGCTCCAGTACCCCAATAACTTCCTACCAGTCCCCTGTTACCAGCACGTATCCCTCCGCAGTAGTGAGCACCTCTTTTGACTCCCCTGTTACCAGCACGTATCCCTCCGCAGCAGTGAGCACCTCTTTTGACTCCCCTGTTACCAGCACGTATCCCTCCGCAGTAGTGAGCACCTCTTTTGACTCCCCTGTTACCAGCACGTATCCCTCCGCAGTAGTGAGCACCTCTTTTGACTCCCCTGTTACCAGCACGTATCCATCCTCAGTAGTGAGCACCACCTTTGACTCGCCGGTCACTAGTGGTTATCTTTCTGCAGTAGTGAGCACATCATTTGACACCCCTTCCACAAGTGGTTACCTTTCTGCAGTAGCGAGCACCTCATTTGATACCCCCGTCACTAGCACTTACCCCTTGGCAGCAGTGAGCACCTCTTTTGACCCCTCAGTCACCAGCACGTATCCGTCCGCAGCAGTGAGCATGTCCTTTGACTCCTCATCCACCAGCACGTATCCCTCCGCAGCAGTGAGCACCTCCTTTAATTCCCCAGTCACCAGCACCTTTCCTGCAGTAAACCCAGCTACTTCAGATATGTCAACACTTACACCAAGGACAATTGAAATCTGA